The DNA segment ttcagtcatcacattctttcgagcagtctgtagagcaaagataatgtatcgcggcttctccaactgtgcagctgccttcacggcccacgaatgcttggtcgtgctctgtaagagaggatactcgtacaggtcccacgagcgaaaactaatgctcaggttgtgtccactttccaaagcatgtagcaacgacagcttattaacgtcgttcagcgtcacgtgaggcattcgccattgcactttaagtaattcaatttctggttccaacgtcggcgatcctatttgagaattgttatcgttgcgcgatcgaattacaatcaattcgtgacgtgcattaataaccatgcgtttgtagtcctcgcaaaatcccaacaaatatttgagcgggatgcaaaaattgaaatgatttttcactattagctcatcgtgccgtttcaagccccatcccgcattctccatatttttgtcttcatcagatgtcatcgatacatagtttttaagcgtgctagttattccaacgtttctgttacgatcaatctccataccattcagttcgtatcgaatctcataaaatataaatgccatgcaattatttcccaacatcaccgttgatacatcattcggcttatttatcgtcaatttcccctccaggtagaggaaactttcacacggtaatgtgtataaatcctgttgctgtataggtattcttatctcatcgctgtatccaaacgtcgtgttgacgtaagggttgtatgtgtgagtctcaagcttgacgatgcgatcatcaaacgtcggcttttcgccaatgcttagaatgtcggtcatttttcaacttaattgcgtacaatgaatcccagggatttcaaaaatgcaatgttcgcagcactgagcctcttctttttagcgtaatcagagctgttgcagttgttgttgttgttgttgttgttgttgttgttgcaaacaatttcgtttggaagaaacgtgtttctggagtcgttcaacacaagcatctcattcgaccgcaccacatgtattatcatcgacgtcgtcgtacgtgcagtctgatgattatctcttcacctcgaaaattaagcaaccgtccgtcttgatccacaacgcgtatcgttagatccgaaatgacctgtgcggtgattggaaggtaaatgatctgcgcgggcgtttccgatatcttatatcccggcggtactctgggagaaaattcatgtatcgtatgtacgcgccagcggtcactctacattctacgcgaataatgttcacattcatgatattaatcggatcgtccgattcgtgccactgtcccggttctaatacgcgattcgtcgagaatcccagtaacgatccaatgttattgggcttcgtaaagtctacaatgaacgagcagtacagctcacttttcatggtgttgttgttggggcgcaacactataggatactcatcgttgtcgctgccatcgttggcatcggtgccatcgagtttttgagaataccgctcgagtaatcgttGTTTCAAATAcatggcaatggcgtctaattcgtatgaaccgtggggaatcgtaatgtattcatggatggtgtcgacgctgctgttggtttcatagtttgtggtgaagtagaatttatcgttgctcgagtcgatgttgggtattgtatggtaagtttcaagggttgttaggccaagctcgtaatcatcgtcgctcaaatctatgggtggaaagtagctcaccgcgagggtgctactcttgccggttagagtgcatattaacgacatattccaagctgtacgactggactcgtactgaatcaaagtggtgagaagtcaatccttaaatttgcggccaatcgtttgtagaaagcgtagacatagttgaccacaattgctctgattgtactcctgataaggcgcgtgattgtattcgattttcacgacatctttatccagatattgtaccaattccttaggcggtcgaagattgccaaagctgtcgaagtatacagctcgacgccccctcttcgcataaaccacccaatgagtccccggtccctcgacattatccaaattcacgataccgctctcgtttcgacgtactcctccaacaggtagtgcattgcgcataaaaacacctctaaaaaatggaatacgcatacgttttgccaactcccccaattgcgcatctgtagttacgcccttgggaatttttattgtcttttcggcgttttttttttgtttcgatattccctgtccgcgcttgtatggtgcgagataaagtccgcgaccttccatggtgcgattatgacgctgcatttcctgcagctgatgttgcgccgccttattatcgtttaccgccttggcgatccccgctgctccaccggctaatgatccgagaacacctagcagcgggagaagtggtaatatgccacctcgttttgccaccggaagtatccgcttttgcgatgctctccttacagtccttttgcggggttttgttttcatccccattcgattttcgtcttagctttcatagctgcccaaacagctgtagcagcacctctttcacccagagtcgagtctcgcgcaacgatgcgttttcgcgctttgtcagcgagaaccttatctgccgtgtgcctttcaccgaggtcgttgctacgcgaatatgcaatatcgtgatcgcgacacgctgcgtccaacggattgatgcctcgatcgcctctagccaatcgttttgccagatgagttcctggaccacaaaactgatatcccggaatatgtaattcgataggtaacgcgtttatcgcccgatttaccagaccacaacctttctttactctcttcggcgacattcgctgcagtttttaatcaatggtgctggaccgtcgatatgcgttcgctgccaagggcgattataatgttccaagcaccgacgatactgctgaacctcagaatcggcttttatatgctcggggagtctgtcccacaactgatcgatgtgtctgccaaactctcgctgtagaataatctttggtatatatttcaactgctcagcggttaggtctcgaatatcacaattatccgacaggatcagaagcattttgaataatgagctgttttgcttcggcgcgagcctataaatagagcgcaccgcagcttcgacgtatcaaaatcatttttcgcagttcacggagaggatgcgattcgtgcgacaacctgtggcgatacgcgtgactaattttgacgataaatcgcaaatgatgtctccgaaaacgagacgcagacacggagcatgctaccaaacactatacgctgcctcatttgtggcccatcaaattgtggaaagaccaacgtgctggtcagcttgttcgaaagtcctcacggcgtgtgcttcgagaacgtgtacgtgtattccaagtcgttgcaacagccaaaacataagtatttggagaatttattgactccgatagatgaaattggctactttacattttcaaataacagtgacgtcatcccaccgagcgaatcgcttccgaattccatttttatctttgatgacgtggcatacgacaagcaagatacgataagggaatactttgcaatggggcgccactcgaacgttgactgcttctatctctgtcagacgtatgcaaagattcccaaacatcttatacgcgacaatgcgaatctgttgatactgtttaagcaggatgttaccaacttgaaacatgtgtacaacgatcatgtaaacactgatatgtcttacgaggatttctgcgctttgtgtcgtaattgttggcagcgggagtatggtttcatggtgatagataaagatagcgcgatgtccaatggacgttatagaaagggatttaacgagtttgcggtaccatgagatgctcaatcgtcgtcaacacgtcggtgggaaagcaacgtctgcgatacaatgatgattagtagtcaggagattaaggatcgcgagagaatagcgatggaaattgcaaaaaccagcgaatccattcgcaggaaacatcagtctttgaagactgacaagatggatgaagatatcgcgctggaaagatactttaaacctattaccgagcccttaaaacatattgtggaaaatactgctgagacagaagctgacatatcacctgcgacgagtatgagcattgaaacattaacgcctaaaacaaaaatccggccgaaatggaacgcatcgcgtaaaagaaatagtaaacagtcatacatgtcattggaaaattcgctcgtaacctccacaccagttcaatcgaagcggaaacggttgaatgtcgtatcaaacgattccacggttcctcctgcgtcaataaatacatttcccgatgtacagtcgctcacaaccaatgatgacgaagacgtgtatgaaacttctgccgatgagtcgcttgcagcatctattagggagcaactccaaacatccgaggggcaagaaacgtttcgcaaccagtTCGGTCcactgggacaaaaatacatgagcgcaatcctaagtggagatagggatacgaccatagattatgtgtacggtgtatactttggtggtagtggaatgatgctgggggataaggctttcgatatggacaaggatgataatataatcatagacggtgtaagatatggaggaacgcccggtctgtacgaactgattttcaagagaattcccgatgatgctatatacacagatgctgataaacaaaaatacaaaagtatactgctgatgacgaatgctcacagacatggccatagcgcacaaaatcccatattgggtaacaagggatacaagtacaaacatgtaattgcgccactactaccccgtgtattgaccagtaaagcggggaaaggtctaaggacaccgcgagtcatggtggtaaacgataacaagatcgattatgtgcactgggatgatcccaacgagctggtggatcgattgcgtttgctacaagcgtcgcgtcaggcgggtaacaactcgcacgacaacgaaattctatcgattatcgaggaactccgcgaggcaagcctcattataaattaaaccgcacgccgatgatgtgcactgtatgcgtcgagatgccgatcaacaaatttggggtatcgctcgagaagagtggagcagctacaatggactattacaaatggaacggcatgcttcgaaattatatgcgtgataacgctctttgcgtgaccggtgccgactttgatgcaaaatcgcgcaagatacgacgcgtagctcagccggtggccgacacagatgccgttaataaactatatgtggaaaagagcattaaacttttgagagagcagcaggaagaattagagatgaagctggtcgcgtttcagagagatatgctgacgttgccaaacagcgttcaaaagatatcgcaagcactGAATCCTATCCcacagcaacaatgcgaaggagaatcatgcgagacggttgaacttgtccagaatttccttggggcggtggagagcacataatgcacgtacacgataattatcgcatcattcgtggcaaaaatacatctgcgatcaaacatgcagccattatcgaaatccatgagtgaagaaaaccatggccacaagaagctacaacttgtggaggaattgcacgctccagctcgaagacattttcctcggaggcgcgtcatagtgcgtggatacgacgatctgtggcaagctgacattgtagaaatgcgtccatactcgcgattcaaccagggtcaccactacatactcaccgtcatcgatgtgttgagcaagtatgcatgggcgttgccgctcaagactaaaagtggcgctgaggtgactaaagcgtttgcaaagatatttagagattgatatccgaaaaatttgcaaaccgatcaaggaaaagaattttacaacaccgatgtgcagaaactcttgaagaagcacgacattaatcattattcaacgtattcggtgatgaaggcctccgtcgtagaacgtttcaatcgaactttgaagaacaatatgtggaaactgtttacgctcaatggaacctatagatggaccgatgcgctaccgcgtctacttgcagagtataacgcgcgaaaacatagaaccatcggaatgtgtccttgcgatgttacccctgcgatcgccgacaagctgctagccaccgtatacagcaacctaaagatcgctgctccagcgagattcgagttgggcgagtttgtgcgcgtgagcaaatttaaaaccatcttcgataaaggctatacgccgaattggacaacggaggtgttcgagatagccaaagtacagacaactaatcccgcgacgtatctgctcgtcgattcatgtggaaaacccgttgccggaggattctatgaacacgagctgcaacgcgtcaccgatcctgatgtgtatctagtggaaaaagtgctgcgtagaaagggggtaaggtatacgtcaagtggctgaggtttgataaatcacacaattcttggataaataaaaataatgtattgtaaaataataataataatacatggttcaacaaatacaatgttatacatatgtgaacaatttatttaacattttgccGCCAGCGTCGTCGATAATATCATTCAAAGGCAAAGGCCagcagttcgcaatcaacaagagatttgtcatcgaaatattcactatcCCGTATAGCTTCaacagcgcagcacgagtctaaagtttcatcgacgacatcgcaccgctataacacgctcgcaaatttgaaaacttcgtatcaacatgatgtgtagtttcatcaagttcaaatttcttttttttttataatgatatttttataatggaattttacaacggaattttataatgtccccagggcagagtgtcggtcgaatcgggtacgatataccgcttgtcgtcgtatggacttagagcgattttggattctgaaatggtgtacactttatgcaatttagaccatatgcatgattgtctgcgaaccatttcgatctccttttgcaaacactgcgcgtagtcgtcgaaagttatcgtcctggctatgacgttagtcttgacgcctttcgcctttttcgtttttttttgccgtctacgcgaagtgcatacattttcgctctaagacctacgaattcggtcaatATCATCCCataattttcgtccttcatcagccccgggaccttcttatttaagcggggCATATTATATGggttgtcagtaggataatcgcttgtgtcgaatctatcgatattgcgtttcatggactcgtagatatcatcgcatcgaatatGATAAATGAGACGGTCtgtgtgtatagaattttacaattttgagcgtgcaggggagacatgtactcgtgatgaaattcatacaaacaaatttttgatatgtctagaaagcacatacccacgtatatcggtttgttgaatttcacctcgagttttcgcattcaacagctattaaattttccgaaaaaacacttctgctgtggaaattcggtttcgcgatcattgcctccgcgccatatcgcccttcccaatgtgttaaaggttttacgtccacctgatttcgcacattttccatagttttaccgaataccgcgttgttcatcaatttgtacaaatttttttcaaagtcgtttgtcgcgcatgttctaaaccgtgtattgagtttgatgtaatcgcggagccagggagattgagcgaattgaagcgcgcggtgtaatacgatctttgtaatacgaagaccgtgactcgtgcactgctgcaggttgcgataatggaaaacgtaacgctgcttatcgtataccgtcgcgagtagcttgtcctgtctgctgccaggtggtttggcacgcgtcgggcagaacggtagatcggcgtgagcgtcgtgcagatgttgcggatattccagatctacctcgagaatgtatcccgtgggcgaatcgacagcgatcgaagacacgtcaaaatttgcgacatcttcgacccattgaaatttggcgtatggtaggggctggcacattgcccatccgtacaaattgttcacgtcagagtacatcaagtacgatgacagTTCCGATGGGTCGTAcgatgacatgtacttgttattggtgtgtgcgtatcttccggaacattggcttaaaccgccacgtataccgcgttcgacaaacatgaccatatcaacgtctgtgagcaattcgaatgtaattttggtatgttttagcatggcatcccacgtaaagccaggtaaagtataataatgcgctgaatctaatccgtaactcttgatacaactttcgcgaaaattttctaaaatatctgccaataacaagacatctgttttcaaatacaagtcgctgtattcgcccaaggttctaatcccgaaacgctgccagacaatctcggcgtgtgcgtaatcgctctcggatacagtctcacccgttaacgaactgtagaatgactcgcgcggtggtaagcatggatcctgcagcttgttcgcacaatcaaggtattcgtatggaaatacaccctttcgcgtcaataaattgaaatcttcgatggataatgtttcaaattcggatcgtaaaatttttaatttatccgcgctaagaaaagatgctaatttgtcgagactgttattgagaaatttgtacgaatcgatgaatcgcaatttaatacattttcgcgagtctgagtcagccgtatcttcgacattttttgtgaatgaaatgtacttttctttcgttatgggcaatacgtcaacgctgccttcgaaagcggtagctatttcctcgataatgaaatgcgaatcgtagccggataaattatggaaaactatagggatgtaaatcgcatttttataatttaaattgcactccgaatgtgctgggcctctacaccgtccggatagatgtcaatgatcgcgaactcgtacatcttcagccttgaatggttcttcgcaaatatgacagtgtgtagcatcgcgaaatgtcgtccattgttcggtagttaaatcaagcatgggaacattgctggtcagaatgggtttggcgaagtttgcaaaattttccagttctttgacgaaccatgaaacacaatccgcgtcgcggcgacatcgatacgtcgacagtgatgtatcgtacgagcaatgcatataatatgcaatgctgtgcactttatggtgttgatacgcgcgcaatttactatccatttcacccattcggtgattgtcctctgttttttcaatgatgcactcaagatcggcgtacaccacgaaggggagccgctccttcatacagtggttgctgaatttgagcagattgtttccttcgctgggcaacaggatggcgcaatcattcatttgcccgcagtccagcgaatgggcctccaacttctcggcagatccaaagtagtgcatgcatctgcaaaaaaacaaaaattttttatttaattttttttcaacgatattttttcaacgtttcataagtttatatacataccgatcacagatgaatttctttgccTTCTTCTTGCTCAACTGTGCGCTCACCAGccgggataagtccttgatcagcacaaagtgccctacatcgccgtgctcatgattcggcgtgtagagcagattgacgtgtcgatccctcttttggctggtgtggcgcagcggaaagaccgtcgatcctttctccatcccgaacgtgtacacgttgacggagatgccgttctgccgctcaaacttcccaagctgctccagggacattggaaactgaatgccctggagatttagcacggaTGCATAGTTGGGGTATGAACTTGAGCGATCAACGTGTATTTCGgctggatggagagctgcgaccactgcccacgcGAAACATGCATTGTCCGGGGATTGCACACTAATCGTCGCCTTCTTCAGCGACAATTTCCGAGGCAACTTGAAGTGACACCCGgcacgcagcggattgtacttattaacattgacggttaggttgagaatcctcgtcaatgcccatccgctatcgcgttcctggaactcttccaacgatgccagggtgggtacGATGacacatcgttggtaccactcctgcagatcggatgtaccgaagagttcgcagttccgggtattgatgcttttacaggcatgtttgtcccccgccacaaattcgccgttgaacacagtgttcactttgaggcttCGACGTTTCCGCAAAGCGCCCCGCTCAagctccagcacaatggtccccgcatcctggaggaagttgcgcggctcgatataattcgaatttaacacggcaccagttaatacgcgactatcgaacgcagtgtct comes from the Andrena cerasifolii isolate SP2316 unplaced genomic scaffold, iyAndCera1_principal scaffold0019, whole genome shotgun sequence genome and includes:
- the LOC143377998 gene encoding uncharacterized protein LOC143377998 — translated: MGEFAQVERQLLDQSARLISREEYLVSEERCNECIESLEEHSRVKRPRLSIGVQQSLITRIARLEGLKYSLRGRVVHEGAGHSSTGLLWREIDTAFDSRVLTGAVLNSNYIEPRNFLQDAGTIVLELERGALRKRRSLKVNTVFNGEFVAGDKHACKSINTRNCELFGTSDLQEWYQRCVIVPTLASLEEFQERDSGWALTRILNLTVNVNKYNPLRAGCHFKLPRKLSLKKATISVQSPDNACFAWAVVAALHPAEIHVDRSSSYPNYASVLNLQGIQFPMSLEQLGKFERQNGISVNVYTFGMEKGSTVFPLRHTSQKRDRHVNLLYTPNHEHGDVGHFVLIKDLSRLVSAQLSKKKAKKFICDRCMHYFGSAEKLEAHSLDCGQMNDCAILLPSEGNNLLKFSNHCMKERLPFVVYADLECIIEKTEDNHRMGEMDSKLRAYQHHKVHSIAYYMHCSYDTSLSTYRCRRDADCVSWFVKELENFANFAKPILTSNVPMLDLTTEQWTTFRDATHCHICEEPFKAEDVRVRDH